The Helianthus annuus cultivar XRQ/B chromosome 15, HanXRQr2.0-SUNRISE, whole genome shotgun sequence genomic sequence agaatgtcttgttgaagactctcactgaagattccgtcaacattcaagggggagtctgttggtgcagttgtctgtcgactacatcttcgttcgagtcttagagtttTAGAATAGGAATGATTGTAAATGATTGTAAATATGAGATAGTGAAATTGTATAGTTGTTTAATGATTGGATCGCTCTTAGGAACATgggccgctcgaacggacatgttGGTTCGCTCGAGTGACAAAGGTCTGAACCGCTCGAGTTGCATGTTagttggaccgcttatgtgtcaactacatggaccgcttattgggcctgtccaataagcggtcccagctgtctataaatacctatgaGCGATCTGACTTGAAAAAAGTAGTAACGTTTTGGTGAAATCGTGCCGaggttctgccggtgcgagattcaAGTTGTAACCAGCGTCAAATCAATacaacaagtagttaaagtgatatttgtgctgtttctaccttagtttcttgttattccgcacctgaaaccaaggagaaagcctctgaacgactcgttcgggtcacgaAACGATCCTACAGTTTAGGGTTCTGCAAACCATCACCCAttaatacaataataataatagttcTTAAAACAGATAAAATGATTTACATTCTCTTTTCAAGACATATgaaatcatgaattaacaaacaacataaaagagAGGCATCTGACCCATCATCTCAGTTGGAATTTACGTTGCGATCAAACTTTCTGTGCGAACACAAAGGTAGTAAAATCGGCGGCATACTAAGAATAGGATTAGCATGACGAGTAGAACCACAGTTTACGACCCGCTTGTACCTATGTGGCCCGTCGCTGACATCAAACAAGAGCCCAACGTACTCCATAGCAACAGATGGTGCGAACCCACTGTACACCTCGTTCCATTTAGCCGTTTGTCCTACCTCATCCACAAACCTCAGTGCCTCCATTTCCACCCTCATGTATCTACTTTTCTCTGATCCAACATTAACAGTTTCATCTTCTACTTCAGAGTGGATAACATCAATTTCGGGGCGTATATTATACTTCTCATTTACAGATTCAGTTTTGGTTTCATCCCCAACTGAAACCTTGAAACTCACATCAGTCTGAACCAATTTGATGGTGGATTTCTTTTCATCCCCAACTGAAGCTTTCAAACTCACATCAACGACCTTTTCGACTACACTCTAATCTTTAACCTTGTGATGTTCTTCATGACCACCAGTTACTACCGACTTCTTTCGGTAAACACCCCTTTTGCCCTTTTCCCTCTGGAATCATTTTCCCAAATGTATTTTCATCTTCAACCACTAGATCATTCAACTTTCGTGATTCAAAACAAGACAACATTCGAGCAACTTCGGTAGCTATAGACCTCTTGAAAAACGTTCAAGTGCGGCAGCGATTCTAGGATCCACGACATCCTCACAAGCCGATTTCGTAATCGCCATTGGTAACAAATCAAATgttccaatcatctcactcgcaACTAGCCTTATTCAACTTTCTAATCTCCTACTTAATTAATGGATTAGTATTTTTTATGATCCAATAAGTGATTCAAATGGATCGGATTGGATTGGATATGGATCAATATCCAATCCATTGACAAGCCTATTGTGAACTGCTCTCCCCACTCCTCCAATTTCCCGCTAATCTGTAACACTATTTGACTGGGTGAAGAGTCTGCTCCAATAGTTTAACTGAGCTAATTTAACCCAGTGGAATTGTATCAGACTTTCTAGCTCTTGATGTTTGTTCTTGCTTGATCAAACTGTTATGGTTAATCAAATCTCTTGCTCTTGCTTGATCAAATCGTAGCTCTGTTGAAGCATTCTCTTACTGTAGAACTGCTTTTTTTTTGCTGATCTGCTGCCTTCCTTCTTTCTGATCTGGACACAATTTCTGAATTCAAATTCATAGAATCATTGCATACAATGATATAAAGATTTACATGTTATTttaatttcaaactttatattcaTAGTAATAAATCACTGAATCTGTTTGTTTAGGAAGTAAACATAAAAAAACGTATTGTACAAGGATCGAACCTATGGCttcttgtaaaaaaaattaatgataGCAGGACTGCTACAGAAAACATCTTGGTCAACATGTCAATCTCATGGAACATTGCACTTTCCCGTCTTCAAAGTTGACCACTTTGACACCCCAAGCTCGGCTAACCGTTGTTTAGAAACCTTCTTTTCCACCCTTATGTTATATATCTCCTCCAATGGTCTCTGCACACATCTAATTAGGAACGCATTTGTCTATCGATTTATTTATCAAGATCTTTTGTTGCTTAAAAGTTGGAAACTACCTGTTTGACATGTCCATttagttgatttttttatttctttGACCCGTTTAGTGATTTGAGAGTTAACATGACTTGAATAACCTGCAACTGGATACTATATGTGCACGCATGTGTGTTCTTACTGTGTTAAGCTCTAATACTTTTTCAATTTTAGTTATAGATCTATAAAAATGTCGTCGGATACAGAATGGATGTACGGGATGAGATTCAATAAAGATGGTACTTTAAATCAGCACTTTCAACAATGTGTTGATTAAATCAGCACTCTCAAATATCTTCTAAAATATCTTATCATCTTAATCCCAAATGATTAATGCTTACGACAGGCACAAAACACAAAGCttctcaaatatcttttcaaTATTGTAGGTTTGTAGACCCAAAGGTACATAGACGTGTCAAGGAAATACTTGAACAATGTCTTGATGGAGATTGGGTCACGTTTAAAAAGATCCCCCAAAACGTAAAGACGCGCATGTTTGATCGCTTCCGGGTAATCTATCAATTAATTAGTTGTATAGGTTATAATTATATGTTTTACTTATTGCATATTTATCTTTATTTTTGTAGACTATGTATAGATGGGATCCAAAAACACACCAGAGCATACGTCATGCATTTATTTGCGTGCTTAAAGATCGATTAGAGGCATAATGAGCAATATGAGGAGAAGTTCTAAAAAGAAAGCTATAAAGGCAAGGGAAAGCATTCCTGATAAAGGATACAATTTTAAGATACAATGCAAATATCCCCCTGATGGAGTGCCTCGTAAGAAATGGGAACGTATGTGTATGGTAAGGGTTTTTATAATTTACGTTTTCTTTTATCTTAATTGTCTTTATGTATTATAGATATATTTTTACTACTATAGTCTTGGAACACTGAAGAGTGGGAAAAGAAGTCCAAAGCAGGGAGAGAAAACCGCAATAATGACTTATGTCGTCATACAGGCGGGTCAATGGGGTTTGATGAACACCGTCGCAACTTGGTAAGCTAGTCATAATTATTAATTTTAGAAACCTATATGTAATTTTAAACTTATCAATTACATTACTCCTTTTTATGCAGGAaaaaaataaagggtaaaaatgtTGGATTCGCGGAAGTATTACTTCATACCCACGCCACCAAGGAGTGTAAAAAGAGATTACTTCATGGGGAGATCAATGAAAATGACTATGATAAGTTAGAGTTTGTTACCGACCGTTCAAAACGTTCATATGTAAATTATCTTTTACTTTTTATTTATGATTATTGTATCAACTTTTAGTACAATATCAAGCACTTTGTTTTGATAAATTGTAGGTCTCTTACATGAAACAACTTGAAAAGGTGTACGGGAACACAGATTGTGATGATATGGAAGTGTGGGAGAGTCTGCATCCCGAGTGTTAGGGCCGCCAGTTGTTCGGGGTAGGATCTTCTGATCCACATTTTGTGCTGACCGGAACACCATCTTCCACAGCTAGTGTGTCAGAAGCCCAACAGTCGCATGAGGTACTGTTGAACTTGTTTAAATACTCTAGGAATTCTTTTGTGTTATCTATTATTTGTTTAGCCTTATCTCTATTCTCAAGGTTGTTTAAATACTCTAGGATTTCTTTTGTTTTGGAAGTTTTTATGAGTTATTGAAGTATTATTCTCTAATATATCTGAGGTTTTTAAGCCTTTGAATGAGTAACCTGGCTATTTGATTGCATTTGTTTTCGCATTCGTGTATATAGATGATTATCGCCTAAGTTGATTAACTTTGAGCGAAATGAGCATACAACACAAATTTGCTTTAAGTGTACCTGATAATGAAGAAAGTGCTGGTTTAGAAGCTTTGGTTTATTATATGTCTTAGTTCTATCAAATTGCCTGATTAATGGTCTTATCACAGAAGAAAGCTGGAATTATCTTCAAAAGTTTGGTAATGCTAGGAAATTAATCTGATATAATCTGCTTTATTGTTGTAAATTGAGTTTCTATAGTGCATGTATGATTGTATTAGAAGATAGCATATGATGTGGTTGTTTTCATTTATATTACAGTAATTTTATTTTGCGATGAACCTTACCTAACCCGAACCGTTGAACCGACCCGATTTTTTTATGTTCGGATATATGAAATTGAAACATTTAAAAAAGTGAACCCGTTAGAAAAAATTCTTGGATCCGCCACTGGACATTTAGGCTATTCCATGGAATGTTttatcttttatatttattttacattCAGGTTATTCATAACAGTGACAAAACATTGAATATTATGCATGTATATATATGAATGCATGTTCTTGTTATAtacgtgtgtatatatatatatgtatgaatgTATTTGATTATATGGCCTATGTTAtctaatatatacatatatgtttgTGTGGGTCATTTTTTTGATTGACCCGTTATGTGTTAATATGTATTAATATATTTGTTTTTACAAATTTTAGCTCCAAAAAGTTCAAGCAGAACTGGAAAAGAAACGAGAGGCCCGACAAAACATAGAAGCCcgttttgaacaatttgaacaagAGCGAGAACAAGAAAGGGTCGAACGTGAACGAGAGTGGGCACAAGAACGCGTTGAACGTGAACGAGAGCGGGACGAACAAGCTCGATGGCAAAAAAACATGGAAGCAATGTTTAAAAAATTCGGAAAGAAGTAACTTTTGTGTATGTTAAAGATCGTGttagttttgttacaaaaacGTCCGTTTTGTTATTTTTAGTCTAAGATTGTAAACGTATTtctttttttggaatttttaaagattttctgcaatttatttataacatttttttagtttttttttatttttaaaaatttatttatgATTTGTGGCAGTTTTGTCACTGTCTAGAAATAATATTTTGTCGCaacatataaaaaatattaatttgatttataaaatggTGGGAATTTTGTGGGAAAGTTTGAAGAactgattatatttttttttaaatcgtgAGAATTTTGTCAcaaagttttgaaaaaaaaagttttattttaaaaaatcgTGGGAATTTTGTCGCAACATATTTCAAATCTGTAGTAATTTTGTCGCcaaatttaaaaatatttttttaattatttttttattattaaaattaataactaaattaaatatctaaattatattaaaaatatatgttttgtgACAAATTTGTCGCTCAATAGAAGGAAAAAGTTTATTACAAAATTTGTGGGAATTTTGTCGCACATCTTGCGACGAGTTCGTTTGTGGGAACATTGCCACAAGTTTTGTAGGAAAATTGTTGCTCATGCCATTTCCGACGAAGTTTTTTCACACAAAAGGAATTCGTGGGAAATTTGTTGCTACTACCTGTTTCCCACAAATTTGCCACAAAATACGCCGTGAGAAAAGACTTGATTTTCTAGTAGTGTACACGCACTACTAGAAAACCTGAAACTTCTTACAACAGTTTTCCTAGGAAATGCCTCATAAAACTGGTTTTTCTACGCATTTATGACCAACACCTGATGTAGGAAAACAGCTCGTAGGAAACCTGTTTTCAACGCATTTCCTACGCAACTTCTACACATTTTCTACGAATCTCCtacaatatatttaattattatcttttaggatttattttttggctacacatttctgacaaaaaaaaaaaaaaaacaaaaaaattaacaaattttaatacaacattatttgTGACGCACTTCCTACAAATAAATCAGAAGCATTGTTACAAATTTCCTAGGAAAGTGAGTATTTTTTGTGACCCAATTCCTACAAATAAAttagaagtgttgttacaaaAAGAGGAAACTGAGTATTTTTTGTGGCCCATTTTCTACAAATAATttagaagtgttgttacaaattttCGAGGAAACTGAGTATTTTTTGTGAACAATTTCCAacaaataaataagaagtgttgttacaaatttcctaCGAAAACTGAGTATTTTTATGACGGTTTTTCGACGAAACTGGAGTATGTTTTGTGACAAATTTCTgacaaaataaagaaaaaaggTCTACTATTTTTGACCGTTTTCTGACAAAAGCTATTTATGTTGTGACACATTTCCAACCACctaatttattaaataaaaaaaactgcAAAAAGAATAATTAATATTGCTGCATTTTTCTGGTGAAAAATTCCAGAAATAATTTGTAATACCAAAAACCTGTTTTACAAAATTCACCAAAGTTACAATGACATAAATTCAAAAATCATGTGTCACAACGCAAGATCCAATACGTTTAAACCGTAAGCTAATACAATTCAACGTAATTCCAAAAAGATATAAAAAACTACAACTAACTAGAGGGAGCACACCAATTTATCATAAAttcttgaagttgtttttgaAGTTCTTCCCTTGCTTCCTTTCTTCGTCAAGATGAGTTGTAATTAgattcttttcttcttcaagacGAGATGCAAGTAGATTCCTTTCTTCTTCAACCCGAGCTTCAAGATCAACCATTCGGGTTCGCATAACTTGAGCCTAAAAAGTTGTTCAATCACACGTGCCCAGAAATTTGTAACATCCTTAAGAACAAGGGAACCGGAAGCAATCCTTGCACGTTCACCAATTTTAATATTCCCAATTCCCCCCAAGGTTACACcctataaaaaacaatatttacGCTCACAAGTGTATAGTTGAGATGGCTAACTTTACTGACCGTGCAGATTAATTGATTAAATTAGCTATAAACTGAACTTACCTACATTAGTGAAACTCTATCCCCAATAACGACAGTTTCTCCAATAACCAAGCCCGTTCCATGATCCAATAATATCCCCTCCCCGATTTTGGCAGCTGTGAACACAAAAGAGAAACAGTTATTGGTAAAATCCAATAAAAATATAGTATTTATGTTAGGAAATCATTTTTGAAACAATACCTGGATGTATATCGACTCCAAATACCTAGACAGAAGTAGAAGTTTGTAAATAAAAAGCAACTTGCATTATATAAATTACAAAAATGTACCGTAAATAAGATAGATTGACCACATTTACACAAATGTTACCTCGCTAACTCGACTTTGTAGTGCAAGAGCCAACACCTTGCGTCCTTGGTTCCACAATGCATGCGCTACTTGATGTGTTTCTAAAGAATGGTAACCATACAAAAGTATTATGAACTCAATAACTGCCATTTAATTTAGCAGTTCACGTCAAAGAAAGTTCTAGAAGCTAATGACGAAGAAAAACAATTTGGTAACAATTTTCATGAAAGTAAATAAATCGATACAAATCTATAGAGATATACATATACATAAAAGAAGTTGTATTCTAATTGAAATACCTTTAGGATATTTATCGGAAATGTGTCACAAGTTGTCATAAATGCGTAGAAAATTGTATTGATACAAGGATATTTATCGGAAATGTGTCACAAGTTGTGACGCAATCCCGACGGATGGTTTATGAATCAATATTTTGTCATAAGTCCGTAGGAAATTGTATTGATACATGGATTGTTTCCTACGCCTTTATGACAATTTGCATTGGATTTAAGCATTTTGTCATTAATGCGTAGGAAATTGTATTGATACAAGAATATTTGTCAGAAATGTGTCACAAGTTGTGACACAATCCCGACGGAtggtttattttaattaataaataaatattttgtcaGAATTGTTATTTATTTTgcatatattaatatttattcggtaaacaattataattaaccttttgtagattatttgtgacagatttgtgacgcaactgtcaattaaacaaggtttttttattttttgtcggAAACTTGTCACAAGTTGTGATGGAATTCCGACGGATGGTTTaagttaattaaaaaataaatgttTCGTCATAAATGTGTAGGAAACGATATTATTTCTAACAGATTTGTGACGCAACTttcaattaattagggttttcttatttttcgTCACAAATTTGTAGGAAACGATATTATTTTCCCTTATTTATTTggcttatataaatatttattcggtaaagaataataattaaccttttgtaggttatttctgacagatttgtgacgcaactgtcaattaattagggttttcttgtttTTCGTCGTGGATGCATCGAAAACTTGTAACAAAATCacgaattttttttttgtaggaaatttgtcaTAAAGGTGTTGTAATCTGTGGCGAAAAAAATTGTGTAGGAAATTTTTGTAGGAAATTGTCCCCTTTTCTAGTAGTGACGCGTTACGATGATGATATTAACTTGTGGTGCCCAGGTGACGTGATAACGTGTGTTGCACATTGCGGTGTATAGTCACATTTAAACAAAAGAATTGAGGTGTCGGAGAAAATGCGATGCTAAGTTATTATGTAGAACTAAATGAGAGATCAAAGTTGTTAAATTCCAAAAGTTAGAGGTCAATGAGtctataaaagtaaaaaaaaaaaaaaaacatatattttttcttctaaaattatatagaataaaataaatattaaatcaTGTATAAATAATTAGAATGGGTGTAAAGTCTATAAGTTTGTAGGTCAAAAAAGAAGACTTATGCCTTTTCTCTTCTAAAATTATATAGagtaaataaatattaaattatgtataaataatatattttagtAAGTCAAGAGTCAAATGTGAGTGATAAATTAAAAAGCATATGTGAAAAGAAGGCAGTCAAGAATCGAACTCTAATCACCTTGTTTAGTTAGAGATTGTCAAACAACTACAGCAGTACGACATTTGTAGCGTTATTACATAAACAAACTTTATATACAAATAAAAGGAGATGGCTGTGTGATTTAACAGCCACCGAACTTTTCTTTTAATGTTATATAAATTTATTAAAAGTGGGACTAGATGTGTATAAAAGTGAGCTAACAATCAAATGTAGAAACCACCAATATTTGCTAAAACTCCAAAGAAAACTTCTGGTTTCAAATCATGGCAACTTCAAAACCTCATGTTCTAATAATACCTTATCCTGCACAAGGTCATGTGATTCCTATAATGGAGCTTGCTCAATGTTTAGTTAAACATGGAATCAAAGTTACATTCATAACCACAGAGGCCACTCACAAGCTCGTGACAAGCAACGGGTTAGACCAAGATGGATTAGGGGATCTAATGCAAATGGTCTCGATCCCTGACGGGTTAGAACCATGGGAAGACAGGAATGATGTTTGTAAGTTGACAAGGTCAATATTACAAACCATGCCCGGCAAGCTGGAACAACTTATAATGATGATTAACAAAGAAGAAAGCAACAAAATAACGTGTGTTATTGCTGATGGCTGCATGGGATGGGCTGTAGGAGTGGTAAAGAAGATGGGAATTAGAAGTGCAGCCTTCTGGTCTGCCTCAGTTGCTACATTGGCCTCCATTTTCTGCTTTCAGAAATTAATTGACGACAGAATTATAAACGAGAATGGTGAGACGAGTATGATTATATAATACTTCactagtagttttttttttttttttctttttttttgtggAATTAGGTTGTCTAGGAACGAGACTCGTGCTTACATGTGTTTTTTGGAACTTCTTGTATTGCTAGGCAGCTTGTTACCCTTGTAAGCGAACTTGGCACGTGGCAAGCGAACTCCATATTGTTTTTCACTAAGCAGTGTAATATTCAACAAATTAGCTCTATGGAGTTCCCTTGGTCCCTGAGTTTGTTACATGGGTAACTCTATGCCTAAAGAACAAGAAGTTCAAAAACCACCAAGAAATACCGGTCGGTCTCTAGGCCTGTAAATGAAACAAATGAACACGAATGGGCATATCAAACATGAGTAATTAAATGAACGGAGTTTTcttatttgtgttcgttcattaaggaaacaAACGTTTTCATGTTCGTATATGATCATTCGTTAACGGTTTATACGAACAATTCGTGaatataaacaaacataaacaaagatGAACATATTGAGAGGACACCAATTAAAGTAAACGTGGACACGAATAAATTGCGCCTAAAAAATATCATAACTAGACTATATTGTAATTGGTGATATgttaattttataaaacaatactAAATTGTAATGGATATAAAAGTTTAAATAGATATACACACTTAAACAAACCCAAATGAACGAATTCGAATGAACGttttacaaacataaatgaacaatcGAGACATGTGTTCATGTTGTTCATTTTACTATATTAGCAAAAAATATTGTTCGTGTTCGCTAGTTTACTAAATAAATGAAGATTAACAGGCTGTCTATTGAACGTTTCACCAAAAAGTTCACTAAACGCTCATTTCGTTTATAGGCCGACAATCTTATTCCTAAACTACACACAGATAAAAAAACTCCTCAGTAATAAGCTGCTAGATGATCCATAAAAATATTTCTTGAACTTTGTTTGCTAGGAATACCTCTAAATGGACAGATGATTCAACTCTCAGAAACCCTACCACCTATGAAACCTGAGAACCTCGGATGGACGAGCTTCGAGGATGTGGCAACAATAGAAGTCATCTTCAAACTGCTAATAGGAGCTGAAGAAGCTTATAGAATGACCGAATGGTTTTTATGCAACTCAACTACTGAGTTGGAGCCTGAAGCATTTAGCTTGTACCCAGACTTGTTGCCAATAGGTCCTCTTTTGGCAAGCAACCGGCTTGCAAACCAAGCAGGCCACTTCTGGAAAGAAGACCCCTCCTGCTTAGCATGGCTTGATCAAAAACCAGAACGGTCCGTCATTTATATTGCATTTGGGAGTTTCACTATTTTTAACCAAACCCAGTTTAAAGAACTAGCGCTAGGTCTTGAACTTAGCAACCAGCCGTTTCTATGGGTTGTGCGGCCCGGTCTGACCAACGAAAGTACTACAGCTGCTTTCCTAGACGGTTTCATGGACCGAATCGGGTCTCGTGGAAGAATTGTGAGCTGGGCACCTCAACAGAAGGTCTTAGCTCATCCTTCTGTAGCTTGTTTCATGAGTCACTGTGGTTGGAACTCTACTTTAGAGGGTGTGACAAATGGACTGCCGTTTTTGTGTTGGCCATACTTTACTGATCAGTTCTATAACGAGACTTATATTTGTGACGTATGGAAGGCTGGATTAGGGTTTAAGAAAGATGAAAATGGTATCATCACTCGAGGGGAAGTAAAAGATAAGGTGGAACAGCTACTCGGTGACAAAACATTCAGAGACAAGGCCGTGGTTATTAAAGAAAAGGTTACAAGTAGTGTTCGGGAAGGCGGATGCTCACACCACAATCTTAGCAGTTTTATCAAGTGGATTCATGAAGAGGACCAAGGATCTGTTGGGTAGTTATCGATCACAAAGGGAGTCATCCGGATAATAGCAATATTTCCTAGTTTTTCGAATTTGTATTTGAGTCTAATTTAGTTTATTATCTTCCAAAAGTAATTGTGTAGTGTAAAAATAAAGTTAAGGCTTGTAATTTGTATAACGTTTTTTATTAATACATCCCAAAAGAGTCGTGAACGCGTTGATCACAAAAATCCCGAGTGTACTATCCAATTGTTTTGCTAACAACATGTCGAACGTATGAGAATATGATTGAATTGTCAAAATGACTTGATTTCTCAATAACCCTCTTTAGGAATATATACAGAGTACAGACAACAATTGAGGAGAGACTTAAGCAGAGTACAGACAACAATTGAGGAGAGACTTAAGCAGAGTACAGACAACAATTAAGGAGAGACTTAAGCTACTGTTACAAAAACCTTTGACCTAATAAAGTTGAAGATTGACTACCTAATATAGCAAATATGAAATAAATACAATAATATACAATATTAAATTATTTACTGTTAACACGCCCCCGCAAGATGGAGGATCCGTTGGAGACTCCGATCTTGGATCGAATGTAGACAAAGGGTGATCGCGGCAGAGGTTTAGTGAGAGCATCCGCAAGTTGATCTTTGGAGCTAATGTGTAGGACTTGTAGCTTTCCGGCATTGACCTGTTCTCTGACAAAGTGGTAGTCCAAGGCAACATGTTTCATCCTAGAATGATA encodes the following:
- the LOC110935139 gene encoding UDP-glycosyltransferase 83A1: MATSKPHVLIIPYPAQGHVIPIMELAQCLVKHGIKVTFITTEATHKLVTSNGLDQDGLGDLMQMVSIPDGLEPWEDRNDVCKLTRSILQTMPGKLEQLIMMINKEESNKITCVIADGCMGWAVGVVKKMGIRSAAFWSASVATLASIFCFQKLIDDRIINENGIPLNGQMIQLSETLPPMKPENLGWTSFEDVATIEVIFKLLIGAEEAYRMTEWFLCNSTTELEPEAFSLYPDLLPIGPLLASNRLANQAGHFWKEDPSCLAWLDQKPERSVIYIAFGSFTIFNQTQFKELALGLELSNQPFLWVVRPGLTNESTTAAFLDGFMDRIGSRGRIVSWAPQQKVLAHPSVACFMSHCGWNSTLEGVTNGLPFLCWPYFTDQFYNETYICDVWKAGLGFKKDENGIITRGEVKDKVEQLLGDKTFRDKAVVIKEKVTSSVREGGCSHHNLSSFIKWIHEEDQGSVG